The Brevundimonas sp. SORGH_AS_0993 genome segment CTCGTCACCCTGATCGTGAAGATCGGCATGGCGGTCGGCGGCGGCGTGTCTCTGATCGTCGCTGGCCTATTCGGATTCGACCCCCAGGGCGGCAACCGGGGCTGGGCCATGGGCGGGTTCTTCCTGGCCTTCATCATCGTGCCCATCCTGCTCAACCTGATCAGTTTCGCCTTCGCCGCGCGCTTCCCGCTGAACCGCCGCCGCCAGTCCGTCGTCGCCCGGCGTCTTGCCGCCCGCCGCGCCCGTGAAACCCTCCTGAAGTCGGAAGCCTGACATGAGCCATGAGACGCAAGACGATCCCGCCCGGACGGCGCACCCAGAGCCCGAAACGCCGGACATCGTTCTGTCCAGTCCCCTGGGCGAGATCGTCGTCCGCCCCGACTACGCCCGCGCGCCCCTGACCTCGGCGCATTTCGTCACGCTGGTGCGCGATGGCTGGCTGGACCAGGCGTGCTTCTATCGGGTGGTCCGTTCTCGCCCGGAGGGCGAGGGTCCGCCGACCATCGACGTGATCCAGGGCGGCCTGGGCTTTGCGCGCGCGGACCACGCCCCGCCCGTCCCGCATGAGAACACGGTGGACACCGGCCTGCGCCACGGCGACGGCGTCGTGTCCCTGGCCAAACGCCAGGAGGCCCCCGCCCGTTCGGAGTTCTTCATCTGTATCGGCGATCAGGACATCCTGAACGGCGGTGGTCCGCCGCCGCCCGAGGGGCAGGGAACCGGGTTTCCGGCCTTCGCAAAGGTGATCTCGGGCATGGATGTCGTTCGCGCCATCCACCAGCGGCCCAGCGACGCCCCCGTTCCCGGAGGCGACGAACGTCTGGCCGGTCAGTTTCTGGACACGCCGATCCCCCTTCGCATCGGGCTCCGACGACCCAGCGCCTATAGCGACTGATCGTTTCAGCCGGAACCGCGCTGCGTTCCGTCGGGAAGCGTGAAGCAGGCTCTCGCTTGAATCTGGAGCCTGCTTCACCGCATTTTCGAATGACCGCCCTCTCTCAGGGCGCGAGATCGTCACGCAGGTCCGGGACCGCCCGGATCAGATCGGCCGCGACCAGGGCGGAAAAGAATTTCGCGCCTTCGCGGCCCAGGTGGGTGTGGTCGAAGGCGACGCGGGGCGCGCCTTGCGGCTCGGCGACGGCGGCGTTGCGCGACGGCGTCGAACGGGGGGTCGCCTGCGCGCCGGGCGCCTGCTCTGCGGCCATGTCCGACGACAACGCCGCCGCCTGCTCCGGCGAGGGCGCGGCGGCGGCGAACCGGGCCGATTCCAGCGGCCCCAGGGCCTGGATGGCGGCGGCGCTGGAGGCGTTCAGGTCGACCACGGGCGCCCCGGTGTCGCGCGCGACCCGCCGAACCGCCTCGGCCCAGGGCGCCAGGTCGTTCTGCAGACGGCCATGCACGAATTGGCGACGCGCCAGCGGCGTCACCAGAACGGGAATGGCGCCCTGCGCGCGCGCCTCGATCACATACCGCGTCAGATTGGCTGGAAACTGTGTCGCCAGATCGGTGGAGCGTCCCGGCTTGCCCGGCTGATCGTTATGGCCGAACTGGATCAGCACATAGGTCCGCCGAAAGCCCGGCGTCGACAGTTCGGCCAGAACCCCGTCCCACAGCCCCTCGGCGATATAGCTGCCCGAACTTCGGCCGCCGCGCGCCCGGTTGACGCAGGCGACGGAAGGCGCGACGTGGTCGGCGCAGAAGGCGGCGCCCCAGCCGCTGATATTGGCCGTGGTCGAATCGCCCACCAGGACGATCCGGACCGTCTGGCCGCCCACGGGTGCGACAGGCGCCGCCTGGGGCGTTGTCCCGAAAACAAGGACGGAAACGAGGGCGGCGATCATGGCGCAGTCTCGGGTCTTTGCGCCGGACCGCCGCTGGCGTGGCGCAGGATGTCGGGGATCAGGGCGAAGGGGGCCGAGCCGTGATCGGCGCCGGAAACCTGGCGAAAGACGGCGCCGTCGGGCTTTTCGGCGACCCAGGCGGTGATCCGGCCGCGCATGTCGCGGCCCGTCTCCGCCTCGCCGCACCCGACCATCAGCGACGGCGCGGCGATGTCGGCGGGCGGGGTCGTCCACCACAGGGACGGGCTGATCGCCACCCAGCGCGCGAAGAGGGCGGGATCGGACCGAAGCGTCTCCAGCACGAAAAGCCCGCCCAGCGAATGGCCGAACAGGGTGGTGCGGGCCGGGTCGATCAGGGCGGCCCCGGCGAGCATCGGCAGCACCGCTTCCGCAAGCAGATCGCGCAACGCCCCGGCGCCGCCGGATGGCGCAGCGGCCTCGGGACCCGGGCTCCGCGTGAAGTCGCGCGCGCGCTGATCCGCGAGCGGCCCCTGGTCGGGGCGATGGACCAGGGCGGCGACGACCATCGGGACCACGCCGGTCTTTTCGGTCCGGTGCGACAGAGCCTCGGCCGCGCCGGCCAGGGCGGCGAAGAACCGCCCGCCGTCCAAGGCGAACAGCAGGGGCCAGCCGCCGGACGGGGCCGTTCCCTGGGGCGCGGCCAGCATCAGATCCAGCCTTCGGCCCTCCGGCCCGGCCAGGGCCCGGACGCGCCAGCCCGGCGCGGTCCAGGGCGTCCAGGCGGAAAGAACGTCGTCGGTCATGAACCCTTCCTAGCCCATCGACGCCGCCTGTTGTAATGCGACGCAATCTGATGATGGACATTTCCCTTTCCTCTGCCGACGCCGCGCTTCAGGTTCTGAAGCAGCATCGACGCCTGCGCCTGCGTCGTCGGTTGCTGCTGGCCGGGTTGGCGGTCGCCTGCGTGGCGGCGCTGTGCCTGGACGCGGCCACGGGGCCGTCGGGCCTGTCGGCCTGGCGGATCGTCACCGGCATCGTTCGGCCCGACCTGCTGAGCCCGTCGGAGGCCGCCATCATCTGGCAGATCCGACTGCCCTACGCCCTCACGGCGATCCTGGTCGGGGCGGCCCTGGCCCTGTCCGGGGCCGAGATGCAGACGGTGCTGAACAATCCCCTGGCCAGCCCCTTCACCCTGGGGGTTTCGTCGGCGGCGTCGTTCGGGGCGTCGCTGGCCATCGTGCTGGGGCTGGGTCTGCCCTTCGTGCCGGCGGACGGGGTGGTGGCGCTGAACGCCTTCGTCTTCGCCTTCGGTTCGGTGCTGCTGCTGCAGGCCCTGGCGCGCGCGCGGCGCGGCGGGGTGCAGAGCATCGTCCTGTTCGGCATCGCCCTGGTCTTCGCCTTCAACGCCCTGACCGCCCTGGTGCAGTTCGTCGCCTCGCAGGAGGCGTTGCAGCAGCTGGTGTTCTGGACCATGGGGTCGCTGTCGCGCGCCAGCTGGCGTTCTGTCGCCGTGCTGGCGGCGGTCGTCGTCCTGACCCTGCCCTTCTCCTGGGCGGCGGCGCGGGCGCTGACGGCGCTGCGGCTGGGCGAGGATCGGGCCTTGAGCGCCGGGGTCGATGTGGGGCGGTTGCGGTTCTTCTCCCTGTTGCGCGCCAGCCTGCTGTCGGCCGCCGCCGTCGCCTTCGTCGGCGTGGTGGGCTTCGTCGGTCTGGTCGGGCCGCACATCGCCCGGCTGCTGGTGGGCGAGGATCACCGGCTTTATCTGCCCGCCAGCGTGCTGAGCGGGGCGCTGTTGATGTCCCTGGCCTCGGCGGCGTCCAAGGCCCTGGTTCCGGGCGCCCTGTTGCCGGTCGGGGTGGTGACGGCGGTGATCGGCGTGCCGGCCTTCCTGATCCTGATCTTCCGCAGCGGAGCGCGGGGATGAGCCTGGTCGTCCAGCATCTGACCGCCCGCTATGGCGAACGGACCATCCTGTCCGACGTGGCGTTGCAGCCGCTGGCCGCCGGCCAGGTCGTATCGCTGATCGGGCCGAACGGGGCGGGCAAGACAACCCTGATGCGGGCCATCGCCGGCCTGACGCCCGCCTCGGGCCAGGTGCTGCTGGATGGACAGGACCTGAACCGGATGTCCATCGCCGAGCGGGCGCGCCATGTCGCCTACATGCCCCAGACCCTGCCGCAGGACGTGGCCCTGACGGTGCTGGAGACGGTGATCGCGGCGCTGGAGGCCTCGCCCTCGGCCGCCGGTTCGACCCAGGCCGAAACGCGCGCCCTGGCGGCGCTGGAACGGGTGGGGGCGGTCGATCTGGCGCTGAAGCGGCTGGATCGGCTGTCGGGCGGCCAGCGCCAGATCGCCGGTCTGGCCCAGGCCATGGTGCGCCAGCCGCGCGTCCTGCTCCTGGACGAACCGACCAGCGCGCTCGATCTGCGCCATCAGCTGGAATTGTTCGGCCTGGCCCGCGCCTACGCCCGGGAGAACCAGGCCGTGGTGGTGATGGTGCTGCACGACCTGCAGGCCGCCGCGCGGGTCTCTGACCGGATCGTGGTCCTGGCGGGTGGTCGGGTGCAGGTCGAGGGCAGCCCGGCCGAGACCGTCACCCCCGCCGTCCTGGCCGAGGTCTGGCAAGTGCGCGCCCGTGTCGAACCCTGCGCGCGCGGCCAGATTCAGGTGATGGTGGACGCGGTGCTTTAGGCCGGACGCGCGCTGACGATCCAGGCCGCGCCGTCGATCCAGACGCCGTCGGGGCGCAGCTTGCCGGCGAAGGCCAGCCGCGCCGCCGCCAGGGCCTGGGCGCGCACCGCATCCGACACGTCCTTCAACGCCCGCTCCAGCGGCCCGACGCGGATCGCATGATCGACCGCATCGTCCAGGGCGGCGTCGGCCGTGTCGCCCACGCCGAAGGGGATCAGGCTGTCGAACGGCCGGATGTCGACGTCGGCATAGCCGGCCTCGGTCATGATCCGCTCTATCCGGGCGCGGTCGCCGAAGGAAAACGGGCCGGGCGCGTCGGGACCGGGCGGCGGCGCAGGGGGAACGATGTCGCGGATCGCGCCCATGGGCAGGCGCGTCCAATCGTTTTCGGCCGCCGCGCGCCAGCAGACGAAGACCATCCGCCCGCCCGGCTTCAGCGCCCGACGCAGATTGGCGAAGGCCGCGACCGGATCGTCGAAGAACATCACGCCGAAGCGCGAGACGACCCGGTCGAAGTCGGGCGCGAAATCGGTCGAGGCGGCGTCGGCCAGACGAAAATCGACCGTCTCGCCCCGCGCCGAAGCCAGATCGAGCGCCCGTTCGATCAACGGCGCCGAAATATCCAGCCCCACGACCCGTCCGCCCGGCCCGACGCGGGCGGCCATGTCGAAGGTCGTGGCCCCGGCCCCGCAGCCGACGTCCAGCACATGGTCGCCCACGGCCGGGTCGGCGGCGCGCGCCAGGGCTTCGCCATAGGCCGCCAGCATTCGGTCCAGCCGATCCTGGTTCTCGACCCAGCGTCGCCCGCTGTCGCCGTTCCAGTCCAGCGTGGGCGAGGCCGCCGCCCCGCTCATGCTCAGGGCCGGATCAGGGTGACGGTGTCGCCGGCCGGATCGACCGGGACGGGCGTGCCGGCCGGGGCGTTGCGCGGCAGGCCCCGCGCCTTGTTGGTCACATAGACGGCGTTGGTCGCCGGATCGATGGCGATGGTCTGGGGGAAGGTGCCGGTCTGGAGATTGGCCACGACGGCGTAGTCGGCGCCGTTCACCACCGTCACCGTGCCCGCCTGGCGGTTGGCGACATAGACCTGATCGACGCCGGGATTGTAGGCGACGCTGAGCGCGCCCTCCCCGGTCGGCACCTTCTTGATCACCGCGCCGTCGGCGGCGTTCATGACGGTCAGGTCGCCCGTGCCCTGGCTGGCGACAAACAGACGGTTGCCGCGCGCATCGAAGGCGACATTGGTGGGCTTTTCGCTGCCCGTCGGCCAGACGCCGGCGGACTGGCCCGTGTTCAGATCGATGACGCCCACGTCGTTGGAGCTCATGCCCGTGACGAACAGGCGGTTGTTGCGCGCGTCCAGGGCCGCGCCGGTCAGGCCGCCGACGGGGGCGACGATCTTGCGCTCGATGGTGTGGGTCGCGCCGTCGACGACCCAGATCTGGTTCGGGCGGCTGGCGTCGTTCGCCTCGCCGCCGACGACGGTGACATAGGCCTTGTTGCGCGCCTCATCGACGACGACCTCGCGGACGTGGGCGGAATCGTCATCCCCGTCCTTGATGGTGGCGACCAGGCGGCCGGTCCTGACGTCCACGACCCCAACCGAGCCCGAACGGGTCGCCGTGCCGTAAAGCATCTGGGTGCGGCTGTTGAAGCCCAGGCCGTAAAGGGGGTTGGCCGAGACGTCGATGGCCTGGCCCGGCGTCAGGTCGGCGCTCAGGCGGGCGATGGCGCCGCGCGTCTCGCCGCGCGGACCGACGGCGGCGATCAGGATGTTGCTGTCGGCGGGGTTGAAGACGATCTCGTACAGGCCGCCCGGCGCGACCTTGACGGACTTGACGATGCTGGGCGCCGAAGCCCCGGCGACGGGGGCGGCTGCGGGCGCGCCGATGGCGGCCGTATCGGCCAGGGCGGGGGCGGCCGTCGCGGCCAGAACGGCGGTCGCCGCCATATAGGCCAGGGCGGAGGCGGTGAAACGAACGGAGGTCATCGGCATAGTCCTTCTGCAGTCTTCGGGGGAATGGATCAGGCGGGCGTCAGGTCGGCCCAGTAGTCGCCGCGATAGGGCACGGCCAGAAACTGCTGATTGATCAGATCCAGAGTGGCGCGCGGGTTCAGATCGCCGAACAGTTCGGGATGAATCCACTTGGCCAGGACCTCGGTGGCGACGATGTCGATGGGCGAGTTGATCAGCTGATGCGACAGGCCGTGCGCGCGCCCCTGACGCACCGCCTTCAGGGTCGAAATGCCCGGACGGCCCGTGACGCGGCGCAGGCCCGCCTGCGACTGTTCCGGCGTGAAGTCCGGCCCCACGACGAAGCCGCCGGCCTTGGCCAGGTGCGGGCCGCCGGTGGCGATATAGACGTCCGGGTCGCGCTGGATGACATATTCCAGGTTCAGCTTGCCGGTCGGCGCGGCCAGGACGTCGGCCCCGATGTTGCGCCCGCCGACAAAGGCGATGTAGTCGCCGACATTGCCCCGCCCCGGCGAGTTGCAGCAGTCCGGCGTGATCATGGCGTGGGGTTCCAGGAACACCGTCGGCCGCTGGTCCATCGGCACGGTCGCCACCTTGGCGGAAATCGCGTCCAGCCGGGCCTTCTTGAAGGCGTTGAAGGCGGCGGCCCGCTCGCCGCGGCCGATCAGGGCGCCCAGCAGGGCCAGGCTGCGGGCCTGGTTCTCGAACGGATGGTTGAAGAAGTCGATGAAGGCGACAGGCACGCCCGCCGCCTGAAGCTGGGCCGCCTGTTCGTCGCTGGGGCCAGACTCGACCGAGACCACCGCCATCGACGGCCGTGCGGCCAGGACCGCCTCCAGATTGAACGGCTCGCCCGAACGGGGGATTTTGGGCAGGGTCGCCAGAGCCGGGAATTTCTCGACATAGGCCCTGTACATGTCCGGGCTGATCCGGTTCACATCCCCGCTCCAGGCCGCCAGCAAGGAGACCGGATCGGGATGGATCAGGGCCAGGGCGGTCAGATAGCGGCCGTCGTCGATGCTGATCTTCTGGCCCGGCGACAGGGGCTGGACCGGCCGGTCGCGCAGGTCCTTCAGGGCGGCGCCGCTGGCCGCCTTCTCCGTCGGACCACAGGCCGCCAGCAACGAGAGGCCGCCCACCGACAGACCGCCCAGCCCCAGGAGGGCGGATCGGCGCGACAAGACGCAATGGGGCGAGGCGATCATGACAGGGGCTCTCCGGGCGCCGGACCCACGCCGGCCAGGGACAGAAGGGTCGGGATCAGGGAGGCGGCCAGCATTCCGCCATGCCCCTGGCCCGGCATCTGGCCATAGCGGACATCGACCCCCGCCCCGGTCAACTGCGTCGCCAGGTCGCGCGTCGCGCCGACGGGCACGGACGTCCACATCGGATGCACATGCAGACGCGACGACCGGCCCTTAGCCTCGTCCTCGCCCACCAGAAGGGTCAGGGTCATGTCCGGGCGCGACGGCCGCGCCAGAAGGGGCGGCGCCTCCTTCAACACCGCGCCATAGCCCCACCACAGCGACGGGCTGGCCGCCACGAAGGCGTGATAGGCGTCGGGCCGCGTCAGGGCGGCGTGCAGCACGCACAGGCCGCCATAGGAATGGCCCCAGATCAGGCTGCGCCTCGGATCGACGGCGACGCGGCGGGCCACCTCCGGCCCGATACGGTCGTGCAGCAGGGTCAGGAAGGCGTCGGCCCCGCCGCCCGGCCGCCCCGCCGGATCGACGGCCGCCACATCGCCCGAGGGGCGCGGCGTATAGTCAAAGGCCCGCGCCAGGACATCGAATTGGCGGTCGCCTTCATAGCCGATGGTGACGATCACGGGCGGGTCGCCCGCGTCCAGCCGCGCCAGCAGGGCCTCGTCGATCCGCGCCAGGGCGGCGTCGCCGTCCAGCAGCCAGGCGACCGGACGGCCCGAAGGCGGCGCGGCCTTCCGGGGCGTGGCGACCCAGATGCGATAGACGCGCGCGCCGTCCTCGGACGTGACCGACAGCCGCTCGAACCGATAATAGGCCGAACCGACATCGGCGATGGTCCGCCCCAAGGGCGCGGCCTGGGCCGGCTGGGCCAGGGCCGGGGTCCGGGCGGCGGCCAGGGCCGCCACACCCAGGACGGCGATGAGCAGGGCGCGACGCATCAGAAGCTGTAGTTCACGCCGATCCAGCCGCGACGCCCATCGCCCTGGAAGTCATAGTCGGCGACATTGATCGCCTCGTCGCCCAGATTATAGACGCCGGCCTTGAGGCTGACCGTCGGGGTCACGCGCCAGTTCGCGCCGATGTCGACGGTGGTGTAGCTGGGGTAGCGGCGGCCCACCTGGGTGGCGCCGTTCAGGATCGGCTGGCCGTTCGAACCGACGCGCAGGCCCGCGTTCAGCTCCTCGCCATGATAGTTGACGGCGCCCCACAGGTTCAGCCGCTCGCTGGCGTCGTAGTCGGCGCGGAAGTTGGCCATGTGCTGGGGCGTGCGCGACAGCGGCAGCCCCTTGTAGGTCCCCGACTTCTGTTCCGAGTCGGTATAGGTATAGCCCGCCTTCAGCCCCAGCCGGTCGATGGGCCGCCAACGACCCGACAGCTCCACCCCCTGCAGATCGGCGTCCTGAAGATTGTACCAATAGTAGAGGCGATAGTTGGGGTTCTCGCTCCAGCGCGCGATGGACCCATCCTGATTATAGACCAGGGCGCTGTCGATCTTGTCCTTGAAGGCGGTGCGAAAGACCGTCGCGCTGGCCGACAGGGTCGTGGACGGATTCCACAGCACGCTGACCTCATAGTTCGTGCTGGTCTCGGGCGCGATGCTCGGATCGCCCAGGATGACGCCGCACGTCCCGTTCGGCCCGACCGAGCAATTGGCCCCGCCGGTGGTGTAGGCATAGCCCTGGGCCACCTGGCGCAGTTCGGGCGCGCGGAAGCCGGTGGAGACGCCCCCCTTGATCGTCCACGCCTCGGTCGGCGTCCAGACGGCGTAAAGGCGCGGGCTCCAGTGCGAACCATAGCGTTCGTGATCGTCGAAACGCAGGCCGGCGGTCAGGGCCAGACGCGCGTTCAGCCGCCATTCGTCCTCGACGAACAGGGCGCGCTGCCACACGGTGAAGGTTCCCGGCTGGGTCGCATTGACGCCGGGATTCAGGTCCACCAGCCTGTTCTCGACATATTGGCCGCCCACGACCAGCTGGTGATCGCCCAGCGGCGACCTCTCCAGCGGGATGTTGAACAGGGCGTCATAGACGGTGTTGGTCAGTTTTGGCGCGCGCGCATCCTGGGTGAAGACGCCGGCGCGGCGCGTGAAGGTCTCGCGCTGGGTTTCCTCGCGCAGGACCGACAGGGCGCTGGTCCCCCAGTCCCAACGGCCGTTCCAGCCCAGGGACGCGGCCGTGCGTTCATTGGTGTTGTAGTTGGACGCGGCCGTGGCGGCCAGGGTCGCGCCCGCCGTGTTCTCGCGCTTCACATCGGTCCGGTCGACCTGCAACAGCACCTCGTGATCGGTGTTTGGGGTCCAGGCCAGGCGGCCGGTCAGGTTCCAGTCCTCGCCGCCGTTGACGCCGCCCAGGATGCGATCCTCGTCGCGCTTGTAGCTGCGCCCCCAGATCTGGGCGCCCAGCACGCCGTCCACCAGCGGCCCGGCCAGATAGCCCTGCGCCTGGCGCCAGTCGCCGGACGCGCCGTTCTCCTGGGCGACATAGTCGCCGCCGATGGAGCCGCCCCAACGTTCGGGCACCTTCTTGGTGATGATGTTGATCACCCCGCCGATGGCGTCCGATCCGTACAACGACGACATCGGCCCGCGCACCACCTCGATCCGTTCGATGGCGCCCGACGGCGGGGTGAAGCTCTGTTCGAAACCGGCGTTGCCGTTGACGCGGCTGTCGCGCGTCGACTGGCGTTTTCCGTCCACCAGGATCAGGGTGTAGCTGCCCGGCAGGCCGCGAATATAGACGTCCTGATTGTTCGAGCCGCCGCTGACCGACACCCCCTCCACATCCCGCAGCGCATCGGTCAGGTCCGCGTTCGGGCGATTGGCCAGGGTTTCGGCCGTCACCACCGAGATCGAGGCCGGCGCCTCCACGACCCGCTGCGCCCGGGTCGAGGCCGTGACCACCACATCCTCTAGCGCCGCCGGCTGCTGAGCCTGATTCTGGCCCTGTTTCTGGCCTGCGATCTGGCTCTGGGCGAAGGCGGAAACAGGCGCCACGGCGAAGACAGTGGCGAGAAGCAGACAACGGCGCATGACATATCCTTGAAACCCGCCCCGCACTTAATGCGACTGGTTCGCAAATGCAAGAAACCAGATCGTCGACGAGAATTCGGACCTGACCCGCGCCGTGCCAGACAGCTTTCAGAAACTCGCCCCGTCGTTCCCAGTTCGCGTCGGCCAACCACGGCCCGGCAGTGTGTCGGAACTCCGGTCCGGAGTAGTAAAACCACCGCGACGGCGACGGTCGTGACAAGCGACATCGGACCTGTGGGCGGCAACTGTCAGCGACAGTGCTGTTCGGTCCGGCGCAAGTCTCTGATCAGAAACGCCTGGTGTCCCCTCGGCTCCACCAAATCCTTCCTCCACAAGGGTTTGGACGGAAACAGGCGATAAATCTGACACCACGCTGCTACACACGGCTCCCAAGAGGCCGTCGAAAAAGCGTTCCCTTACAGTCAGTTCACCGTCCCAAGACTGTAGCACCACCTCGTCGCACACACCGTCCAAACGGCCCCTTCAACCGTCTCCTCGGTCACCTGATGCTCGGCGTCGGCAATCGTCTGGCCTGATCGTTCGGGGATCGACCTACTACCTTCGACTTCGTAAAGCTGGGCCGGAATCGGCAGCAAATTCCGGATTCGACTTGCGTGCGTGAGTCAAGAACAATTCCATTTCATTCTGGATTTGTTCACCGAAAGGGCTTACAAGCGCGCGGAGCGCGATGGATTGCCGTCGCTAACAGGCCACTCGATGTTCAACCCTCGCAAAGCAGCACAGGTCATTGCCTATCTCGCACTCCAAGCGGGCGGGCGTATCGATGTTCTGAAGGCTGTGAAGCTTGTCTATCTGGCTGACCGCGACAGTTTGAAAACGTGGGGTGCGCCAATTTTGGACGAGCAGCATGTGTCAATGCCGCACGGTCCGGTCAACTCATCCACCTACTCTCATTTGAACGGTGAGCACGACCTCGCGGCATGTGGCTGGGCCGACTACTTGGAGGATCAAGCCAACCATGTAGTGGGCGTCGTCGAAGGCGTGACTGCCGATGAGTTGGATGAGTTGTCCGATGCGGACATCCAATCTTTGGATTCGGTCTGGGCGCAGTTCAAGCATATGACCAAGTGGCAAATCCGCGATTGGACCCACGACCGGAACAATGTGCCTGAGTGGGAAGACCCAAGCGGAAGTTCACGCCCTATCCCCTTGGAACGGATCATGACGATGGTCGGCATCGAGAATGCCGATGCTCAAGCCGATCTCATTCGAGATCATCGCAAGATCGACCGTCTGTTCGCCTCCCTGAGTTAAAAGCGCGTGACGGTCGCCAAGCGGGGCACAATCCTCATCCCTTCAGGGCCGCCGCAAGACCCCGGCAGAATGCATCTGTTCGTTGTCTGCTCTGACCCGTGCCCTGAGGGGAAGCAGGTAATCGTATCGGTTTCGAC includes the following:
- a CDS encoding Panacea domain-containing protein, yielding MSQEQFHFILDLFTERAYKRAERDGLPSLTGHSMFNPRKAAQVIAYLALQAGGRIDVLKAVKLVYLADRDSLKTWGAPILDEQHVSMPHGPVNSSTYSHLNGEHDLAACGWADYLEDQANHVVGVVEGVTADELDELSDADIQSLDSVWAQFKHMTKWQIRDWTHDRNNVPEWEDPSGSSRPIPLERIMTMVGIENADAQADLIRDHRKIDRLFASLS
- a CDS encoding TonB-dependent receptor domain-containing protein, whose protein sequence is MRRCLLLATVFAVAPVSAFAQSQIAGQKQGQNQAQQPAALEDVVVTASTRAQRVVEAPASISVVTAETLANRPNADLTDALRDVEGVSVSGGSNNQDVYIRGLPGSYTLILVDGKRQSTRDSRVNGNAGFEQSFTPPSGAIERIEVVRGPMSSLYGSDAIGGVINIITKKVPERWGGSIGGDYVAQENGASGDWRQAQGYLAGPLVDGVLGAQIWGRSYKRDEDRILGGVNGGEDWNLTGRLAWTPNTDHEVLLQVDRTDVKRENTAGATLAATAASNYNTNERTAASLGWNGRWDWGTSALSVLREETQRETFTRRAGVFTQDARAPKLTNTVYDALFNIPLERSPLGDHQLVVGGQYVENRLVDLNPGVNATQPGTFTVWQRALFVEDEWRLNARLALTAGLRFDDHERYGSHWSPRLYAVWTPTEAWTIKGGVSTGFRAPELRQVAQGYAYTTGGANCSVGPNGTCGVILGDPSIAPETSTNYEVSVLWNPSTTLSASATVFRTAFKDKIDSALVYNQDGSIARWSENPNYRLYYWYNLQDADLQGVELSGRWRPIDRLGLKAGYTYTDSEQKSGTYKGLPLSRTPQHMANFRADYDASERLNLWGAVNYHGEELNAGLRVGSNGQPILNGATQVGRRYPSYTTVDIGANWRVTPTVSLKAGVYNLGDEAINVADYDFQGDGRRGWIGVNYSF